A single region of the Vicia villosa cultivar HV-30 ecotype Madison, WI linkage group LG4, Vvil1.0, whole genome shotgun sequence genome encodes:
- the LOC131594866 gene encoding uncharacterized protein LOC131594866 isoform X2: MDESVFGIEFKSHITIDDLQEIFDQDQLGVSNMQSYIRLLYDRVLRGTALSNRFRFVSSAHCSGMEIVSDPESVRQRLVDRFMSTGNTECLHLWAYNTRPVGAHWLLLAINPIREVVYYLNSVKGEWTNYPAMKEIVDLSIQVFRSQRDAQVSRTKSNNITWIEVQCPIQRNSSDCGYFVLRFMKEIIQANQLEIPPTYLDEFRAAGYSKLKLEEIKEELCQFYIKQFFMQI, from the exons atggatgaaagtgtcttcggtattgagttcaagtcacatattacaattgacgacttgcaagagatttttgaccaggatcaactaggcgtcagtaatatgcaatcatacatccg gttgttgtatgacagagtgttgcgcgggactgcattgtctaacagattccggttcgtgtcttccgcccattgcagcggaatggaaattgtttcggatccggaatctgttagacagcgcttagtcgatagattcatgtccaccggcaatacagaatgtctgcatctttgggcgtataatacccgaccagtagg agcacactggttgctgcttgctatcaacccgataagggaagtcgtgtattatctgaattcggtaaagggtgaatggaccaattatccggccatgaaggaaatcgttgattt atcaatacaagtattccgtagtcaacgggacgcacaggtatcccggactaaatcaaacaacatcacctggatcgaagtgcag tgtccgatacagcgtaacagttcagactgcggatactttgtattgaggtttatgaaagaaatcattcaggcgaatcaattagagattcctcccacg taccttgacgaattccgtgctgctgggtactcgaagctaaagttagaagaaatcaaagaggaattgtgtcaattttatattaagc
- the LOC131594866 gene encoding uncharacterized protein LOC131594866 isoform X1: MVDMSDMKDGALREIDMDESVFGIEFKSHITIDDLQEIFDQDQLGVSNMQSYIRLLYDRVLRGTALSNRFRFVSSAHCSGMEIVSDPESVRQRLVDRFMSTGNTECLHLWAYNTRPVGAHWLLLAINPIREVVYYLNSVKGEWTNYPAMKEIVDLSIQVFRSQRDAQVSRTKSNNITWIEVQCPIQRNSSDCGYFVLRFMKEIIQANQLEIPPTYLDEFRAAGYSKLKLEEIKEELCQFYIKQFFMQI; encoded by the exons atggttgatatgtccgatatgaaggatggtgctttacgggaaatcgatatggatgaaagtgtcttcggtattgagttcaagtcacatattacaattgacgacttgcaagagatttttgaccaggatcaactaggcgtcagtaatatgcaatcatacatccg gttgttgtatgacagagtgttgcgcgggactgcattgtctaacagattccggttcgtgtcttccgcccattgcagcggaatggaaattgtttcggatccggaatctgttagacagcgcttagtcgatagattcatgtccaccggcaatacagaatgtctgcatctttgggcgtataatacccgaccagtagg agcacactggttgctgcttgctatcaacccgataagggaagtcgtgtattatctgaattcggtaaagggtgaatggaccaattatccggccatgaaggaaatcgttgattt atcaatacaagtattccgtagtcaacgggacgcacaggtatcccggactaaatcaaacaacatcacctggatcgaagtgcag tgtccgatacagcgtaacagttcagactgcggatactttgtattgaggtttatgaaagaaatcattcaggcgaatcaattagagattcctcccacg taccttgacgaattccgtgctgctgggtactcgaagctaaagttagaagaaatcaaagaggaattgtgtcaattttatattaagc